In Notamacropus eugenii isolate mMacEug1 chromosome 1, mMacEug1.pri_v2, whole genome shotgun sequence, one genomic interval encodes:
- the LOC140518880 gene encoding olfactory receptor 6A2-like has translation MEWSNQSGHVTEFVLLGFPAPAPVRALLFALSLLAYLLVLTENSLIIIAVKNHTTLHKPMYFFLANMSFLENWYVTVTIPKMLAGFATVESGAGQRISFSGCMTQVYFFLGLGCTECVLLAVMAYDRYVAICHPLRYPVIVSGRLCVHLAAGSWAGGFGISMVKVFLISRLSYCGPNIINHFFCDVSPLLNLSCTDMSTAELTDFILAILILLVPLSVIGASYVSIVSAVMRIPSATGRQKAFSTCASHLTVVIIFYAASIFIYARPKALSAFDTNKLVSVLYALIVPLLNPIIYCLRNREVKQALSQTLHLYHNWEHSPRKSDRAR, from the coding sequence ATGGAATGGAGCAATCAGAGTGGGCATGTGACTGAGTTTGTGCTGCTGGGCTTCCCTGCACCAGCCCCTGTCAGGGCACTGTTATTTGCATTATCCCTGCTGGCCTACCTGTTGGTGCTGACTGAGAACTCCCTCATTATCATAGCTGTGAAGAACCACACTACTCTCCACAAGCCCATGTACTTTTTCTTGGCCAATATGTCTTTCCTTGAGAATTGGTATGTCACAGTCACCATCCCCAAGATGCTGGCTGGCTTTGCCACAGTGGAGTCTGGGGCTGGGCAGCGCATCTCATTCTCAGGTTGCATGACCCAGGTCTATTTCTTTCTTGGTCTGGGCTGTACTGAGTGTGTCCTCTTGGCTGTCATGGCCTATGATCGTTATGTGGCTATCTGTCACCCTCTCCGCTATCCAGTCATTGTTAGTGGTAGGCTCTGTGTCCATCTGGCAGCTGGCTCCTGGGCTGGAGGCTTTGGCATTTCCATGGTCAAAGTCTTTCTCATCTCCCGCCTCTCCTACTGTGGCCCTAACATCATTAATCATTTCTTCTGTGATGTTTCACCACTGCTTAACCTCTCATGCACAGATATGTCCACAGCTGAGCTCACTGATTTTATACTGGCTATCCTCATTCTACTGGTTCCACTTTCTGTCATTGGTGCCTCTTATGTTTCCATTGTAAGTGCTGTGATGCGCATTCCCTCAGCTACTGGCCGCCAAAAAGCCTTCTCCACTTGTGCCTCCCATCTCACAGTGGTGATCATTTTCTATGCAGCCAGTATCTTCATCTATGCCCGGCCCAAGGCATTGTCAGCTTTTGACACCAATAAGCTGGTCTCTGTACTTTATGCCCTCATTGTGCCTCTGCTTAATCCCATCATTTACTGTCTGCGAAACCGGGAGGTCAAGCAGGCCCTGAGTCAGACCTTGCACCTTTACCACAACTGGGAACATAGCCCCAGAAAATCTGACAGGGCTAGGTAA